A single region of the Pirellulales bacterium genome encodes:
- a CDS encoding PQQ-dependent sugar dehydrogenase, with translation MQCRARKTPLDPSVLYRQRFSWQKSYVLLVCCGWVLAGVVVLAQGPAAPPAAKSLPATPQWIWHAGDGTDVNAIPAGTRYFRFTFNTKATFDNANLEIAADDAYELFVNGQSVGTGRGAANVGQFDLTPFLVAGPNALAVRVENTAKGSAGLMTSLSLRTKSSPVELLVSNARWKSTDTAPAGWEETLFADANWPQAGEWGPYGGTAPWGAPPGGVFAGRRFQPLPGFIVECVADPALTGSLTRFQFDHLGRPLVTREGPYALGKSDPLPGQGATFVLTNPDGNGKFQNAELFSSLVLDCQGYFDLLGNLYCVGVGAEGPGVYRQSGPVGGARTKAELLYAIPGKYHYHGPHQILLGPDARWYVSFGYEAGPVELAANSPYRDWYEGHALLPLIDPRAQRSAPGGMVLRSVDGSGKTWNAFAGGFRNQYGIAFDATNDLWAWDSDQEGDVNLPWYRPNRLEQVIAGGEYGWRNGGGVWPEYYPDGLPATANTGRGSPSGMVCYRHTAFPAEYHGALFCGDWSLGRILAVFPPAAGSSALPEWREFLTGQPLTVTDLDVGPDGHLYFCTGGGNTQGGLYRVRYVGPAAGNSAAATATPNGKTDQAAQANSAALSKAERAIQAAIGQPQPQSAWGLAAIAAARQTAGTRWDSDLPKLTADPGLPLDQRLRGLAIRRLFGPLLTSAEITSLLKEKEPQLRAYGARCVSDYRADAQKIPWMDLLADASPLVQRAVLETQLAVNLPLTTTTRERIVNLLSSENRQVRFLALRALCQDQPAELTPLLAATESPRASALLMIAVAVASRDPALATQLWQRQNELLSHSRPGTGLVNPFADPAAEATPADPAANGSSAEKTWNDETWLDMCRAFQLTAILYQNTWQTFSPATRPANVPPLPEQARETAGLLWEQFSKADYRVQREMAAIAVLANLPDTAEVLLRQMRAGIPREQQFHYALCLSQLRGGWTNELRLEFLDWHCQAQAWGGIRSSALILVFESWLAGLPPDQAGAFRRQRKDRQPERVELLPHKPVASKYSAAQISEYLAGHTGNASLGLPLLEKSRCLACHRFGAAGEAAAPDLSAVGRRFSRQDLIDSLIYPSKVIADQYRGRVYTLKDGRSVSGVPLAESDTEITVMQADVTRATIPKVEIDESEPAPLSLMPEGLLNELSLAQIADLLAALESGPPEDGK, from the coding sequence ATGCAATGTCGTGCCCGGAAAACACCGCTTGATCCTTCTGTTCTTTATAGGCAAAGGTTTTCCTGGCAAAAGAGTTATGTCCTGTTGGTCTGTTGTGGATGGGTGTTGGCCGGTGTTGTCGTGCTGGCCCAGGGTCCGGCGGCCCCCCCCGCGGCCAAGTCGTTGCCCGCGACGCCCCAGTGGATTTGGCACGCGGGGGATGGGACCGATGTAAACGCGATTCCCGCCGGGACGCGATATTTTCGCTTTACGTTTAACACCAAGGCTACCTTTGACAACGCCAATCTGGAAATTGCCGCCGATGACGCTTACGAACTGTTCGTCAATGGTCAATCCGTGGGAACCGGCCGCGGCGCCGCAAATGTGGGCCAGTTTGATTTAACGCCCTTTTTGGTGGCGGGACCCAACGCTTTGGCCGTGCGGGTTGAAAATACCGCCAAAGGCTCGGCAGGTTTGATGACTTCCCTTAGTCTGCGGACCAAAAGTTCCCCGGTGGAATTGCTAGTGAGTAATGCTCGCTGGAAATCCACCGACACGGCCCCCGCGGGATGGGAAGAAACCCTCTTTGCCGACGCCAATTGGCCGCAAGCTGGAGAATGGGGACCTTATGGCGGCACGGCTCCCTGGGGAGCGCCTCCGGGGGGTGTCTTTGCGGGACGGCGGTTTCAGCCCCTTCCCGGATTTATTGTCGAATGCGTGGCCGATCCCGCCCTCACCGGCTCTCTCACCCGTTTTCAGTTTGACCATCTGGGCAGACCGCTTGTCACCCGTGAAGGCCCCTATGCCCTGGGAAAAAGCGATCCCTTGCCCGGCCAGGGGGCAACGTTTGTGCTGACCAATCCCGACGGTAACGGCAAATTTCAAAACGCGGAATTGTTTTCCAGTTTGGTGCTCGATTGCCAAGGGTATTTTGACCTTTTGGGAAATTTATACTGCGTCGGCGTCGGTGCCGAGGGTCCAGGCGTCTATCGTCAAAGCGGACCCGTCGGCGGAGCGCGCACCAAGGCGGAACTGCTCTATGCCATCCCGGGAAAGTACCACTATCACGGTCCACACCAGATTTTGCTGGGACCGGACGCCCGCTGGTATGTCAGCTTTGGATATGAGGCCGGTCCCGTGGAGTTGGCGGCTAACTCGCCGTATCGAGATTGGTACGAGGGGCACGCGCTGTTGCCGCTGATTGATCCCCGTGCGCAGCGGAGCGCTCCGGGGGGAATGGTTCTGCGCAGCGTGGATGGCTCGGGCAAAACCTGGAATGCGTTTGCGGGGGGCTTTCGCAATCAATACGGTATCGCATTTGACGCTACTAATGACCTGTGGGCGTGGGATAGCGATCAGGAAGGGGATGTGAATCTCCCCTGGTATCGGCCCAATCGGTTGGAGCAGGTGATTGCCGGCGGCGAATATGGCTGGCGGAACGGCGGCGGGGTCTGGCCAGAATATTACCCTGACGGCCTCCCCGCGACGGCGAATACGGGGCGGGGGTCCCCTTCTGGCATGGTTTGTTACCGGCATACGGCATTTCCCGCCGAATATCACGGCGCGCTGTTTTGTGGAGATTGGAGCCTGGGACGTATTTTGGCGGTCTTTCCTCCGGCGGCGGGTAGTTCCGCCCTACCGGAATGGCGCGAATTTTTGACCGGGCAGCCGTTAACCGTGACCGATTTGGATGTCGGTCCCGACGGCCACTTGTACTTTTGTACGGGAGGGGGGAACACCCAGGGGGGATTGTACCGCGTGCGGTATGTCGGTCCGGCGGCGGGAAACAGCGCGGCCGCGACAGCCACACCAAATGGCAAAACCGATCAGGCCGCGCAGGCCAACTCCGCCGCGCTCTCGAAGGCCGAACGGGCCATCCAGGCGGCTATTGGCCAGCCCCAGCCGCAAAGCGCTTGGGGCCTGGCCGCCATTGCCGCCGCGCGGCAAACCGCTGGCACCCGTTGGGATAGCGACCTGCCAAAGCTGACCGCGGATCCTGGTTTGCCCCTCGATCAACGACTGCGGGGCCTGGCCATTCGCAGGCTGTTTGGCCCGTTGTTGACCTCCGCCGAAATCACCAGTCTGCTAAAAGAAAAAGAGCCGCAATTGCGCGCCTATGGAGCGCGGTGCGTGAGCGATTATCGAGCCGACGCGCAAAAAATTCCCTGGATGGATTTGCTGGCCGATGCCAGTCCCCTGGTCCAGCGTGCCGTGCTGGAAACGCAGTTAGCCGTGAATCTGCCATTAACCACAACCACGCGCGAGCGGATCGTTAATTTACTATCCTCGGAAAATCGCCAAGTCCGATTTTTGGCCCTGCGCGCCCTTTGCCAGGACCAGCCCGCGGAGCTAACCCCGCTGTTAGCCGCGACAGAGTCCCCCCGCGCGTCCGCGCTCCTCATGATCGCGGTTGCCGTCGCCAGCCGGGACCCGGCCCTGGCGACACAGTTATGGCAACGTCAAAACGAGTTATTGTCCCATTCCCGCCCAGGCACAGGGTTAGTGAATCCGTTCGCCGACCCGGCGGCGGAAGCGACTCCCGCGGATCCCGCCGCCAATGGCAGCTCCGCCGAAAAAACCTGGAATGACGAGACTTGGCTGGACATGTGCCGGGCGTTTCAATTAACGGCGATCCTGTATCAAAACACCTGGCAGACGTTTTCTCCCGCCACCCGACCGGCCAATGTCCCCCCTTTGCCAGAGCAGGCCCGGGAAACGGCCGGATTATTATGGGAACAATTTTCCAAGGCCGATTATCGCGTCCAGCGGGAAATGGCGGCGATTGCGGTTTTGGCCAATCTGCCCGACACGGCGGAAGTGTTATTGCGGCAAATGCGCGCGGGAATTCCGCGCGAGCAGCAGTTTCACTATGCACTTTGTCTATCGCAGTTGCGCGGCGGCTGGACCAATGAACTGCGGTTGGAATTTTTGGATTGGCATTGTCAGGCCCAGGCTTGGGGCGGGATTCGTTCCTCGGCCTTGATTTTAGTATTTGAAAGTTGGCTGGCGGGATTGCCCCCTGATCAGGCGGGGGCCTTTCGCCGCCAACGCAAGGACCGCCAGCCCGAGCGCGTGGAACTCTTGCCCCATAAGCCCGTGGCCAGTAAATACAGCGCGGCGCAAATCAGCGAGTACTTGGCCGGGCACACGGGAAATGCCTCCTTGGGTTTGCCACTGCTAGAAAAATCCCGCTGTCTGGCGTGTCACCGCTTTGGCGCGGCGGGTGAGGCCGCGGCGCCGGATTTATCGGCGGTGGGCCGCCGATTTTCCCGCCAGGATCTGATCGACAGTCTGATTTATCCCAGCAAGGTCATCGCCGATCAATATCGGGGGCGGGTTTACACGCTCAAGGATGGCCGCAGCGTCAGCGGCGTTCCCCTGGCCGAATCCGACACCGAAATCACCGTCATGCAGGCCGATGTCACCCGCGCGACTATTCCCAAGGTCGAAATTGACGAATCAGAACCCGCCCCGTTGTCGCTGATGCCAGAGGGACTGCTAAACGAATTGTCACTCGCCCAGATCGCCGATCTGCTGGCGGCGCTGGAAAGCGGTCCGCCCGAGGATGGCAAATGA
- the cmk gene encoding (d)CMP kinase: MIVTLDGPAGAGKSTVARQLAARLGFRFLDTGAMYRTVAYAGSVRQLDWTQPEELIRLAGELSIELRGERVFLDQTDVTTLIRTPEITAITHYAANNPGVRGILVEQQRRLGASGNIVTEGRDQGTIVFPQAECKIFLTASPEERARRRQKELAEKGATVPFAELLAEQNLRDARDSSRSVGPLAQAPDALLVPTDGLSLSQVVDRLESVVRQRIAVLRLNVAIPPAGEPNDTNGGTGTIPPTAYADHSLRAGGAKPTTV, translated from the coding sequence ATGATTGTTACCTTGGACGGTCCCGCCGGAGCAGGAAAAAGTACCGTGGCCAGACAGTTGGCCGCGCGGTTGGGCTTTCGTTTTTTGGATACCGGAGCGATGTACCGGACCGTGGCATACGCGGGAAGTGTGCGCCAGCTGGATTGGACCCAGCCCGAAGAGCTGATTCGCTTGGCCGGAGAGCTAAGCATTGAACTACGCGGGGAGCGGGTTTTTTTAGATCAGACAGATGTCACTACCTTGATTCGCACACCCGAAATTACCGCCATTACGCACTATGCCGCCAATAATCCCGGCGTCCGGGGCATCTTGGTCGAGCAACAACGCCGCCTAGGCGCCAGCGGCAATATCGTGACCGAGGGGCGCGATCAAGGGACGATCGTTTTTCCCCAGGCCGAGTGCAAAATCTTTTTGACCGCCAGTCCCGAGGAACGGGCCCGTCGCCGCCAAAAGGAACTTGCCGAAAAGGGGGCCACGGTCCCCTTTGCGGAATTACTGGCCGAGCAAAATCTGCGCGACGCACGCGACAGTTCCCGGTCGGTTGGACCACTGGCCCAGGCACCGGACGCGCTGTTGGTCCCCACCGATGGATTATCCCTGTCCCAGGTGGTGGATCGGTTAGAAAGCGTCGTCCGCCAGCGAATCGCCGTCTTGCGGCTGAATGTGGCTATTCCACCCGCGGGGGAGCCCAATGACACAAATGGGGGAACGGGGACCATACCCCCGACCGCGTATGCGGATCATTCACTCCGTGCGGGCGGAGCAAAGCCCACCACGGTCTAA